One genomic window of Salmo salar chromosome ssa12, Ssal_v3.1, whole genome shotgun sequence includes the following:
- the LOC106564834 gene encoding G protein-coupled receptor 137Ba — protein MNGEAMDMSLESSSQVVEKSTVVGMSAAPEPAFTTAAAGNGSLPPPPTMAPAIPPYVKLGLTVAYTVFYSLLFAFIYAQLWLVLRYRHKRFSYQTAFLFLCLLWAALRALLFSFYFRDCVTANTLGPFAFWLLYCFPVCLQFFTLSLMNLYCAQVYFKAKSKYTPELLKYKLPLYLVFLAVSLLFLVVNLACALLVKMTATEVKTIVLVRVTINDTLFVLCAVSLSICLYKVAKMSLASIYLESKGTSVCQVTLIGVLVVLLYASRACYNLVVLALTNIETINSFDYDWYNVSDQADLRSTLGDAGYIVFGVILFVWELLPTSLVVFFFRVRRLPQDRSGSGIPNHVLSSRGYFFDNPRRYDSDDDLAWSIPPQNNSTSLITDCYDWGSHNSSFTVQKGTDEQRLAPVTGELHPY, from the exons ATGAATGGAGAGGCGATGGACATGTCCCTGGAGTCATCATCCCAGGTGGTGGAGAAAAGCACCGTCGTGGGGATGTCAGCGGCACCAGAGCCGGCATTCACGACGGCAGCAGCCGGTAACGGCTCCCTGCCTCCCCCGCCCACCATGGCCCCGGCCATCCCGCCCTACGTCAAGCTTGGCCTCACGGTGGCCTACACcgtcttctactctctcctctttgcCTTCATCTATGCCCAGCTGTGGCTGGTGCTCCGATACCGACACAAGCGCTTCAGCTACCAGACGGCCTTCCTCTTCCTGTGTCTGCTGTGGGCCGCGCTGCGcgccctcctcttctccttctactTCCGCGACTGCGTCACGGCCAACACGCTGGGGCCCTTCGCCTTCTGGCTGCTCTACTGCTTCCCCGTCTGCCTGCAGTTCTTCACGCTGAGCCTCATGAACCTCTACTGCGCCCAG GTTTACTTCAAGGcaaagtccaagtataccccAGAGCTCCTTAAATACAA GCTCCCTCTCTACCTGGTCTTCTTAGCGGTCAGTCTTCTCTTCCTGGTGGTCAACCTGGCCTGTGCCCTGCTGGTTAAGATGACCGCCACCGAGGTCAAGACCATCGTCCTGGTCAGAGTCACCATCAACGATACGCTCTTCGTGCTCTGCGCCGTCTCGCTGTCCATCTGCCTTTACAAGGTGGCTAAGATGTCCCTGGCCAGCATATACCTCGAGTCCAAG GGAACGTCAGTGTGTCAGGTGACTTTGATTGGCGTCCTGGTGGTTCTGCTGTACGCATCACGGGCCTGCTACAACCTGGTGGTGCTTGCTCTGACCAACATCGAGACCATCAACTCTTTCGACTACGACTGGTACAACGTGTCCGACCAG gCTGACTTGAGGTCCACTCTGGGGGACGCTGGCTACATCGTGTTCGGGGTGATCCTTTTTGTCTGGGAACTGCTGCCAACCTCCCTGGTGGTCTTCTTCTTCAGGGTCCGCAGGCTGCCAcaggacagg AGTGGATCAGGGATCCCGAACCACGTGCTCTCGTCCAGAGGTTACTTCTTTGACAACCCCCGTCGGTACGATAGCGACGATGACCTGGCGTGGAGCATCCCTCCTCAGAACAACTCCACAAG CCTAATTACAGACTGCTACGACTGGGGCAGCCACAACAGCAGTTTCACTGTCCAAAAGGGGACGGACGAACAACGGTTGGCACCGGTGACGGGAGAGCTTCATCCATACTGA